The window AAAAAACTGAGCGCCGTCAGACCGCTGATACCGATACTCGAAAAGGTCGCTCAAACCGGTAGGCCGCTGCTCGTCATCGCGGAAGACGTGGAAGGTGAAGCGCTCACAACGCTGGTGCTCAACAAGCTCAAGGGTACGTTGATGGCCTGCGCCGTGAAAGCTCCCGGTTTCGGTGACAGAAGGAAGGCGATGCTGCAGGACATCGCGATACTGACCGGTGGAACTGTGATCAGCGACGAACTCGGAATCAACCTTGAGGACGTCACGCTCGAAGACCTCGGAAGAGCCGACCTAGTGAGGGTTAAGAAGGACGATACGATCATCATCGGTGGTAAGGGTAAACCCGAGGAAATCAAGAAGAGGATCGCCCAGATCAAGTCCCAGATCGAGCAGACGACTTCCGAGTACGAGAAGGAAACGTTGCAAGAAAGGATGGCGAAGCTCGCTGGCGGAGTCGCCGTCATAAAGGTCGGAGCCGCGACCGAGACCGAGTTGAAGGAGAAGAAACACAGGATTGAAGATGCTCTGAGCGCTACGAGGGCTGCCGTCGAGGAAGGTATCGTACCCGGTGGTGGCGTGACGCTGTTGAGGGCCAGGAAATCCGTCGAAGAACTGCTGAACAAACTCGATGGTGACGAAAAGATCGGAGCCCTCATCGTCTACAAAGCGCTCGAAGCGCCCATCAGACAGATCACCGAGAACGCCGGTTACGATGGAGCTGTCGTAGTTGAGCGTGTGCTCAACTCCAAGGACTTCAGCTTCGGATTCGACGCTCTCAAGGGCGAATACGTTGACATGTTCAAAGCTGGAATCATAGACCCGGCGAAGGTCACAAGAAGTGCGCTGCAGAACGCGGCATCCATCGCTGGCATGCTGCTGACAACTGAAGTCCTCGTCGTTGAAAAACCCGAAGAGAAGAAAGAAACAACGCACATGCCACCTGAATACTGATTAAGATCGATGGTAATGGAGAGGAGGGCTGCCCGCCCTCCTCTTCTTTTTCTTCTTATGGTTTGAGGACCAGCATGATGCCCATATCCTCGCTGCCGAACTTTAGAAAGGATCTTTCGCTCGCGAGCCCGACCGTGAGCGCGCAGACCAGTGAATCGAGGAAGTCTTCGTAACTTTTGACGCTGTCCTGAGGTACATTGAGATCGTCCGGTATCTCGATGAATGTCTCGATCTTCTTTCTCAAGTATTCGAGTTTCTCAAGTTTTTCCTCCGATCTCAGCTTTTTGTAGTGAAACACTTTCATGTCGTTGAAAAGCACCAGGATCGTGGCGTGAGGATAGACTTCGAAGATGTTACCATTTTGAAAGCTGTACCCGATGGTTTTCAAAGCTTCGTAAAGCTTTTCGGGGAAAAAGAAGGGATACCTTCTTTTGTTCACAGGATAAAGAGAAAGACCGAACTTCGCGAAATGTTTGATGAATTCCTTCTCGTTCGGTCTGTGTCCGGTTTCGTTCCGAATCACCAAGGGTGCGTCCACACCGATGACCGTGTTTTCATAATTTCTCAGCAGCTGAACGATCCATTCGATGTCTTCACTGTAGACAAAATCGATCAGGCGAAACCGCCTGTCCAGAACAGAAACGGCAGTCGGCCTCTTTCCCGTCCAAGAAGGATCGATGCCGCAGAAATGATCGAAATGTTTTTTCACACTTCACCTTCCTTTGGTACGACACAGATGAAGGACGAAGGTCCATCTGAGACGTTGACGAACTGGTGGAGTTCGCCTGGAGCCACATAGACGAAGAATCCTTCTTCTACAATTTTTTCTCCATCCTGGAAGACCACCTTGAGCTTTCCTTTGACGACGAATACTTCGTGCTCCCATGGGTGAGAATGGAACGGCGTGGACGCGTTCGGTTCGAGAGTGAACAGCCTCATGACGAAGGTTGGCGCTTCGTTTTTGTCGATGAGAACCCTTTTCAAGATTTTACCGTCCATGAGCTTTTGAGGTTGTACCTCGCCCCAGTACTTGATCAGCAGATTGATCCCTCCCAGAGATATTAAAACATTATTTCCTGTACAATATCCATAAAGGAGGTGTTCGGATGAAGGAAGTGAAAGTCTGGAAACCCAGCGGAGAAGAGGTAAGACAAGCCATGAAGTGGCCCACCTGGTCGAAGGAAGAGAGCGTTTTCGACTGGTACTACGATGAGGATGAACAGTTCTACGTGGTTGAGGGAGAAGTGGAGGTCACGCTCGAAGATGGTAGAAAGATACAGTTTGGACCGGGTGACATGGTGAAGTTTCCGGCGGGAACGAGGTGCACCTGGCACGTGAAGAAACCCATTTTCAAGCACTACAGGATCGGATGATAAAAAATATGGGCGATCTTCCGATCGCCCAAGAAACATTCTATCCGCGTGTCTATCTTGTCAAAGGAGGGTGGGGGGCTCGCCCTGGTTCCACAGTTTAGACGATGTGTTTTTCCGAATGGTTCAGCTGAGGTTTGTAAATTCATTGTAAACTGGGGGATGAAAATGAACCTGCTTGAGAGTATCCCACGCAAGGATGGTTTCAGGATGCCCGCAGAGTTTGAACCACATTCAAAGTGCTGGATGATCTGGCCAGAAAGACCGGACAACTGGAGAAACGGTGCAAAACCGGCGCAGGAGGCTTACTCGAAGGTCGCTGAGGCCATCAGTCAGTTCGAGAAAGTCACCGTGTGCGTCTCTCATGAGCAGTACTACAACGCGAGAAAGAAACTTCCTCCACGCGTGAGAGTCGTCGAGATGTCGAGCAACGATGCGTGGATGCGCGATGTTGGCCCAACGTTCGTGGTGAACGACGAGGGAATCGTACGTGCGGTGCGCTGGAAGTTCAACGCGTGGGGTGGACTGTACTTTCCCTGGGACAAGGACGAACTTGTGGCTTTGAAGGTCGCCGATATGGAAGAAATGGACTGTTACCAGGCCCCCATGGTCCTCGAGGGTGGTTCGATCGATGTCGATGGTGAAGGAACGCTCATAACGACCGAGGAGTGTCTTCTGAACTCGAACAGAAATCCACAGCTTTCGAAGGAACAGATAGAGCAATTTTTGAAGGACTATCTCGGTGTTGAGAAGATCATCTGGTTGAAGCGTGGTGTGTACAACGACGAAACGAGTGGACATGTGGACAACCTGTGCAGGTTCGTCAGGCCGGGCGAAGCCGTTCTGACTTGGACTGAGGATAGGAACGATCCGCAGTATGAAATCAGCAGGGAGAACTACGAAATACTCTCCAAAGAAACCGACGCAAGGAGAAGAAGGCTGAAGATCCATTTGATTCACCAACCATCCCCCATCTACGTGACCGAAGAAGAGGACAGCGGTGTTGATTTTTCAGAGAGAACACACAGAAGACCTGCAGGGTACAGGTTGCCTGCGTCGTACGTTAACTTTTACTTCGCCAGAGGTGCTTTGATCGTTCCCGTCTTCAACGATCCGAAAGACAAAGAAGCGCTAAGAAAGTTCAGAGAGATTCTACCGGACAGAAAGATCGTTCCCGTCTATGCACGCGAGATCCTGCTCGGGGGAGGAGCGATCCATTGCATAACCTTGCAACAACCTCTGGGGGTGAGAAGATGTTGAAAGATAGGGTGGCGATCGTGACTGGTGGTGGACAGGGTATAGGTGCCGCCATCGCCCAGTTGTTCGCACAGAACGGTATGAAAGTGGTGATTGCAGAGATAGACGAAGAAGCCGGGATTGAACGCGAAAGCATCCTGAGGTCCGGCGGGTACGATGTGAAGTTCATAAGAACCGATGTGTCTGACGAAGGATCCGTCAAGAGGATGGTCGAACAGACTGTGCAGTTTTACGGCGGTGTGGACGTTCTGGTGAACAACGCGGCCATAAGTTCCACGAAGAGTATTTTTGAAAGGACCCTTGAGGAGTGGGAAAGGGTCATACGTGTGAATCTGACAAGTCCTTACATCTGCGCCCGTTATTGCGCCGAGCAGATGATCAAAAGAGGCGGCGGGGTCATAATAAACATCGCCAGCACGAGGGCGTTCATGTCCGAACCAGACACCGAGCCCTACTCCGCATCCAAAGGTGGTGTGGTTGCGCTGACTCATTCGCTCGCGATAAGCCTGGCCAAATACAAAATCAGAGTTGTGTGCATCAGCCCAGGCTGGATAGAGACGTCGAGGTGGAAGAAAAGCTCTCTAAGGAAAGAGCCAGAACTGAGGCCG is drawn from Thermotoga sp. Ku-13t and contains these coding sequences:
- the groL gene encoding chaperonin GroEL (60 kDa chaperone family; promotes refolding of misfolded polypeptides especially under stressful conditions; forms two stacked rings of heptamers to form a barrel-shaped 14mer; ends can be capped by GroES; misfolded proteins enter the barrel where they are refolded when GroES binds); protein product: MPKLLKFNEEARRALERGVNKVADAVRITLGPKGRNVVIEKSWGSPTITNDGVSIAKEIELEDKFENLGAQLVKEVASKTNDVAGDGTTTATVLAQAMIREGLKNVAAGANPILLKRGIDKATEVVAKFIKDNAKKLSGREDIAHVAAISANNPEIGELIAEAMDKVGEDGVITVEDSKTLETYVEFTEGMQFDRGYISPYFVTDAEKMEVELKEPFILITDKKLSAVRPLIPILEKVAQTGRPLLVIAEDVEGEALTTLVLNKLKGTLMACAVKAPGFGDRRKAMLQDIAILTGGTVISDELGINLEDVTLEDLGRADLVRVKKDDTIIIGGKGKPEEIKKRIAQIKSQIEQTTSEYEKETLQERMAKLAGGVAVIKVGAATETELKEKKHRIEDALSATRAAVEEGIVPGGGVTLLRARKSVEELLNKLDGDEKIGALIVYKALEAPIRQITENAGYDGAVVVERVLNSKDFSFGFDALKGEYVDMFKAGIIDPAKVTRSALQNAASIAGMLLTTEVLVVEKPEEKKETTHMPPEY
- a CDS encoding DUF429 domain-containing protein encodes the protein MKKHFDHFCGIDPSWTGKRPTAVSVLDRRFRLIDFVYSEDIEWIVQLLRNYENTVIGVDAPLVIRNETGHRPNEKEFIKHFAKFGLSLYPVNKRRYPFFFPEKLYEALKTIGYSFQNGNIFEVYPHATILVLFNDMKVFHYKKLRSEEKLEKLEYLRKKIETFIEIPDDLNVPQDSVKSYEDFLDSLVCALTVGLASERSFLKFGSEDMGIMLVLKP
- a CDS encoding cupin domain-containing protein, with product MKRVLIDKNEAPTFVMRLFTLEPNASTPFHSHPWEHEVFVVKGKLKVVFQDGEKIVEEGFFVYVAPGELHQFVNVSDGPSSFICVVPKEGEV
- a CDS encoding cupin domain-containing protein, yielding MKEVKVWKPSGEEVRQAMKWPTWSKEESVFDWYYDEDEQFYVVEGEVEVTLEDGRKIQFGPGDMVKFPAGTRCTWHVKKPIFKHYRIG
- the aguA gene encoding agmatine deiminase — protein: MNLLESIPRKDGFRMPAEFEPHSKCWMIWPERPDNWRNGAKPAQEAYSKVAEAISQFEKVTVCVSHEQYYNARKKLPPRVRVVEMSSNDAWMRDVGPTFVVNDEGIVRAVRWKFNAWGGLYFPWDKDELVALKVADMEEMDCYQAPMVLEGGSIDVDGEGTLITTEECLLNSNRNPQLSKEQIEQFLKDYLGVEKIIWLKRGVYNDETSGHVDNLCRFVRPGEAVLTWTEDRNDPQYEISRENYEILSKETDARRRRLKIHLIHQPSPIYVTEEEDSGVDFSERTHRRPAGYRLPASYVNFYFARGALIVPVFNDPKDKEALRKFREILPDRKIVPVYAREILLGGGAIHCITLQQPLGVRRC
- a CDS encoding glucose 1-dehydrogenase is translated as MLKDRVAIVTGGGQGIGAAIAQLFAQNGMKVVIAEIDEEAGIERESILRSGGYDVKFIRTDVSDEGSVKRMVEQTVQFYGGVDVLVNNAAISSTKSIFERTLEEWERVIRVNLTSPYICARYCAEQMIKRGGGVIINIASTRAFMSEPDTEPYSASKGGVVALTHSLAISLAKYKIRVVCISPGWIETSRWKKSSLRKEPELRPIDHEQHPAGRVGDPMDIANLCLFLADNEKSGFITGVNFTVDGGMTVKMIYAE